One Novipirellula caenicola genomic window carries:
- a CDS encoding nicotinamide-nucleotide amidohydrolase family protein produces MNILNHARSLADQLANHEKRIVFAESCTAGLVSATLASVPGISKWLCGSAVVYREQTKTQWLNIAPSLIEKHTAVSALVTLELAKNVLEQTSEADLAVAVTGHLGPDAPAQVDGTIYVGVLWRGQRIADAAVRAVRLTATDRISRQQEAAGIVLSDAIESLAAKYPSSSQ; encoded by the coding sequence ATGAATATTCTCAACCATGCTCGCAGTTTAGCCGACCAACTGGCAAACCACGAGAAACGGATCGTGTTTGCCGAGAGCTGCACTGCGGGGCTGGTTTCGGCAACGTTGGCCTCGGTACCAGGCATCTCAAAATGGCTTTGCGGTTCTGCGGTGGTGTATCGCGAGCAGACCAAGACTCAGTGGTTGAACATCGCCCCGAGTTTGATTGAAAAACACACAGCGGTCAGTGCGTTGGTTACGCTCGAGTTGGCCAAGAACGTGTTGGAACAAACATCCGAAGCCGACTTGGCGGTTGCCGTAACGGGGCATCTCGGCCCAGACGCTCCGGCACAGGTCGATGGCACCATTTACGTCGGCGTGCTGTGGCGGGGCCAACGGATTGCCGATGCTGCGGTTCGCGCGGTGCGGTTAACGGCGACCGACCGGATCTCGCGACAACAAGAAGCCGCGGGGATTGTGTTGAGCGACGCCATTGAAAGTTTGGCGGCAAAGTACCCGTCTAGTTCGCAGTAG
- a CDS encoding SDR family NAD(P)-dependent oxidoreductase, with protein sequence MSLPEPSAASHHSSALARVFGCPNPVALVTGSGAPRVGRAIAIALAQLGCRIALHANTSTDDAAKAAAEITQRFGREAIVTSGALQQDGVADHIVDQTHSQFGRIDVLVNSAAIWQPTRLENITPDEVRRYFEINALGSFLCARAAGLKMVVQPSGGSIVNIGDWATVRPYLDHAAYFPSKGSIEVMTRSLAVELAHRNPRVRVNCIQPGPVLLSDEVSQSQQQSIAASTLVGKIGAPENIAHAVQFLCENDFVTGVCLPVDGGRSIFAPDGLQIGMNTG encoded by the coding sequence ATGTCCTTACCTGAGCCCTCGGCCGCGTCGCATCACTCATCGGCACTTGCCCGCGTTTTTGGCTGTCCCAACCCTGTCGCGTTGGTCACCGGCAGCGGTGCCCCGCGAGTCGGTCGGGCGATCGCAATCGCGTTGGCCCAACTGGGGTGCCGCATCGCACTGCACGCCAACACCAGCACGGACGATGCGGCGAAGGCAGCTGCCGAGATTACTCAGCGATTTGGCCGCGAAGCGATCGTGACGTCGGGAGCATTGCAGCAGGATGGGGTGGCCGATCACATCGTTGATCAAACGCATTCGCAATTTGGCCGCATCGATGTGCTGGTCAATTCGGCTGCGATTTGGCAGCCCACACGATTGGAAAACATCACGCCAGACGAAGTGCGGCGTTATTTTGAGATCAACGCACTCGGATCTTTCTTGTGCGCTCGGGCGGCCGGTCTAAAGATGGTGGTGCAGCCTAGCGGTGGATCCATCGTAAACATTGGAGATTGGGCCACCGTGCGGCCGTACCTCGATCACGCCGCCTATTTTCCTAGTAAGGGATCGATCGAGGTCATGACTCGCTCGCTTGCGGTCGAGTTGGCGCACCGCAATCCTCGAGTCCGAGTGAACTGCATCCAGCCCGGCCCCGTTTTGTTGTCGGATGAGGTGAGTCAATCGCAGCAACAATCAATCGCCGCAAGCACCTTGGTCGGCAAGATTGGTGCCCCCGAGAACATTGCCCACGCGGTTCAGTTTTTGTGTGAAAATGATTTTGTCACCGGCGTTTGTTTGCCCGTCGATGGAGGACGCAGCATCTTCGCTCCCGATGGGCTGCAAATCGGAATGAATACCGGTTAA
- the rpoB gene encoding DNA-directed RNA polymerase subunit beta, producing the protein MATTTMRRLEPTSVRHFGTGLSTFELPDLTALQTVSYAAFLQEDREPLNREDKGLESVLREIFPISSYDGNITLEYLYYELGKPRYTSQECRQLRLTYGRPLRIWLRLNREEPVEEEVYLGDLPIMMGGGEFIINGAERVVVSQLHRSPGVDFVLEQDTTTDRKLPSCRVIPERGSWIEVNVTKKDSLTVRIDQSGKFAATTLLRAMDPRYSTDADLLAAFYETSECKISGGKSAAKIEGKIAVDDVIYPSDSDRAGEIIVEAGHKITKEVAETICTAGVTSIECMESPKIPLIFNTLMEDNTASHEEALLRIYQRLRPGNPPQLEKARTLFQEKFFDENRYRLGKVGRFRLNRKLDLGVDEDIMTLRPDDMIAAIKYLINLFDPDSGAEIDDIDHLGNRRLRTIDELASEELRKGFLKLRRTVQERMSIKDAQDMSPRSLINPKSVSAAIDYFFGRGELSQVVDQTNPLSQLAHERRLSALGPGGLNRKRAGFEVRDVHISHYGRICPIETPEGTNIGLISSLAIYAGVDSYGFLVTPYRLIKDGKVIDQVVWLRADEESESYVAPADTEIVDGALVPGPNMIARFRSDFEIVQPEQVDYMDVAPSQMVGVSAGLIPFLEHDDANRALMGSNMQRQAVPLLVAEPPIVGTGVEREVARNSAMVVRARRAGKVTYADSTRIEIGSDHYDLKKYQGLNERTCLNQKPIVNVGDKVEQNQIIADGAATRNGELALGRNVLVGFMSFDGFNYEDAIIISEELVRNDTYTSIHIEDFDVEIRETKLGREEFTRDIPNVSEKALRNLDDSGIVNVGTYVKPGDILVGKVSPKSKTELTPEEKLLHAIFGRAGEDVKNDSLEVPSGIEGIVIDTQKFSRRMSLSEDERKIFEAELKAVESEGNAEVASTFESLVREMEEVAGVKLKDATGTPLADGQDPKFVAERATSFRLDHILDQVKDEAKKKEVENVHAQQWANVETAIDARDRKLNSMKRGDELRSGVLQMVKVYIATKRVISVGDKMAGRHGNKGVIAKILPIEDMPFLPDGTPIQIMLNPLGVPSRMNVGQILETHLGWAGAKLGFQALTPVFDGASEADINKCLAEAGLPAHGKIRLTDGRTGVPMEQETTVGYIYMLKLHHLVDDKVHARSTGPYSLITQQPLGGKARFGGQRFGEMEVWALEAYGAAYILQELLTVKSDDVEGRTKIYESMVKGENTLEAGTPASFDVLTNEIRGLALNMQLEKRPI; encoded by the coding sequence ATGGCAACTACGACCATGCGTCGCCTCGAACCTACTAGCGTTCGACACTTTGGAACTGGACTTTCCACTTTTGAACTACCTGACCTGACTGCCCTGCAAACCGTGTCTTACGCGGCGTTCCTGCAAGAGGATCGCGAGCCACTGAACCGGGAAGATAAAGGGTTGGAAAGTGTGTTGCGCGAGATTTTCCCTATCTCAAGTTATGACGGCAACATCACGCTGGAATATCTTTACTATGAATTGGGCAAACCACGCTATACCAGTCAGGAGTGTCGCCAGCTTCGTTTGACCTACGGTCGGCCGCTGCGAATTTGGTTGCGTCTGAATCGCGAAGAGCCTGTCGAAGAAGAGGTTTATCTGGGCGACCTGCCGATCATGATGGGCGGCGGTGAGTTCATCATCAACGGTGCCGAGCGTGTGGTGGTTTCGCAGTTGCACCGTAGTCCCGGTGTCGACTTTGTTCTCGAGCAAGACACCACGACCGATCGCAAATTGCCAAGCTGCCGCGTGATCCCCGAGCGTGGTTCGTGGATCGAAGTCAACGTGACCAAGAAAGACTCGCTGACGGTCCGGATTGACCAAAGTGGTAAGTTTGCTGCGACCACGTTGCTGCGAGCAATGGATCCTCGCTACTCGACCGACGCCGATTTGTTGGCAGCGTTCTACGAGACGAGCGAGTGCAAGATCAGTGGTGGCAAGAGTGCTGCGAAAATCGAAGGCAAGATCGCCGTCGATGACGTGATCTACCCCAGCGATTCGGATCGCGCGGGCGAGATCATCGTCGAAGCAGGCCACAAGATCACCAAGGAAGTTGCCGAGACGATCTGCACCGCTGGCGTTACCAGCATCGAGTGCATGGAATCGCCCAAGATTCCGTTGATCTTCAATACGTTGATGGAAGACAATACGGCCAGCCACGAAGAAGCGCTGCTTCGTATTTACCAGCGTCTGCGTCCGGGCAACCCGCCGCAACTGGAAAAGGCTCGCACCTTGTTCCAGGAAAAATTCTTTGACGAAAACCGATATCGTTTGGGCAAGGTGGGACGTTTCCGTCTGAACCGTAAACTTGATCTCGGCGTTGATGAAGACATCATGACGCTTCGCCCCGACGACATGATCGCGGCGATCAAGTACCTGATCAACTTGTTCGATCCCGACAGCGGCGCGGAAATCGACGACATTGACCACCTCGGTAACCGTCGTCTGCGAACGATCGACGAATTGGCGAGCGAAGAGCTTCGAAAGGGCTTCTTGAAGCTTCGTCGTACCGTGCAAGAGCGAATGAGTATCAAGGATGCTCAGGACATGTCGCCTCGCTCGTTGATCAATCCAAAGAGTGTTTCGGCGGCGATCGATTATTTCTTCGGTCGTGGCGAGCTTTCGCAGGTGGTTGACCAGACGAACCCACTGAGCCAATTGGCTCACGAGCGTCGCTTGTCGGCTCTCGGCCCCGGGGGATTGAACCGTAAACGTGCGGGCTTCGAAGTCCGTGACGTTCACATTTCGCACTACGGTCGTATTTGTCCGATCGAAACGCCTGAAGGTACCAACATTGGTTTGATTAGCTCGTTGGCGATTTACGCTGGCGTGGACAGCTATGGATTCTTGGTGACTCCGTATCGATTGATCAAAGACGGCAAGGTGATCGACCAAGTCGTATGGTTGCGTGCGGACGAAGAGAGTGAATCGTATGTTGCTCCGGCGGATACCGAGATCGTCGATGGCGCTCTCGTCCCAGGGCCGAACATGATCGCTCGGTTCCGAAGCGACTTTGAAATTGTCCAGCCCGAGCAGGTCGACTATATGGACGTTGCCCCGAGCCAAATGGTAGGGGTATCAGCCGGTTTGATTCCGTTCCTCGAGCACGACGATGCAAACCGTGCGTTGATGGGTTCGAACATGCAGCGGCAAGCGGTTCCGTTGTTGGTCGCCGAGCCTCCGATCGTTGGTACCGGTGTCGAGCGTGAAGTTGCTCGCAACAGTGCGATGGTCGTGCGAGCCCGTCGTGCGGGCAAGGTCACCTACGCCGATTCGACACGAATCGAAATCGGCAGCGATCACTATGATCTGAAGAAATATCAAGGTCTTAACGAACGTACCTGCTTGAACCAAAAGCCGATCGTCAACGTCGGCGACAAGGTCGAGCAAAACCAAATCATTGCCGACGGAGCTGCGACGCGTAACGGCGAGTTGGCACTGGGACGAAATGTCTTGGTCGGCTTTATGTCGTTCGACGGGTTCAACTACGAAGACGCGATCATCATCAGCGAAGAATTGGTTCGCAACGATACTTACACGTCGATTCACATCGAAGATTTTGACGTGGAAATTCGCGAAACCAAACTTGGCCGCGAAGAGTTCACTCGCGACATTCCCAACGTGTCCGAAAAGGCACTGCGGAACCTGGACGATTCGGGGATCGTCAATGTTGGTACTTACGTCAAACCGGGGGACATCCTGGTGGGCAAGGTAAGTCCGAAGAGCAAAACCGAATTGACCCCTGAAGAAAAACTGTTGCACGCGATCTTTGGTCGTGCGGGCGAAGACGTCAAGAACGATTCGCTCGAGGTTCCATCGGGCATCGAAGGGATCGTGATCGACACCCAGAAATTCTCGCGTCGAATGAGCTTGTCCGAAGATGAGCGAAAGATTTTCGAAGCCGAACTGAAGGCCGTTGAAAGCGAAGGCAATGCCGAAGTCGCCAGCACCTTTGAATCGCTGGTTCGCGAAATGGAAGAAGTCGCCGGAGTGAAGCTCAAGGACGCGACCGGAACTCCGTTGGCGGATGGCCAAGATCCGAAATTTGTTGCCGAGCGTGCGACCTCGTTCCGCTTGGACCACATCTTGGATCAAGTCAAAGACGAAGCGAAGAAGAAAGAGGTTGAAAACGTTCACGCTCAACAATGGGCGAACGTCGAAACCGCGATTGACGCACGTGACCGCAAACTCAACAGCATGAAGCGTGGTGACGAACTACGCAGTGGTGTTCTGCAGATGGTCAAGGTCTACATCGCGACCAAGCGAGTGATCAGCGTCGGTGACAAGATGGCCGGACGCCACGGTAACAAGGGTGTGATTGCCAAGATTCTGCCGATCGAGGACATGCCGTTCTTGCCCGATGGAACTCCGATCCAAATCATGCTCAACCCGCTGGGCGTTCCTAGCCGGATGAACGTGGGACAGATTCTCGAAACGCACCTCGGATGGGCTGGTGCCAAGCTTGGTTTCCAAGCGTTGACGCCTGTTTTTGATGGTGCGAGCGAAGCGGACATCAACAAGTGTCTTGCCGAAGCCGGGCTTCCCGCGCACGGTAAAATCCGTTTGACGGATGGACGCACCGGCGTGCCGATGGAGCAGGAAACGACGGTCGGTTACATCTACATGCTGAAATTGCATCACTTGGTGGATGACAAGGTTCACGCACGAAGCACCGGACCGTACTCGTTGATCACTCAGCAGCCGCTTGGTGGTAAGGCTCGTTTCGGTGGCCAACGTTTCGGGGAAATGGAAGTGTGGGCACTGGAGGCTTATGGTGCCGCTTACATTTTGCAGGAATTGTTGACCGTCAAGAGCGACGACGTCGAAGGCCGTACCAAGATTTACGAGTCGATGGTCAAGGGCGAGAACACGTTGGAAGCGGGCACCCCCGCGAGCTTCGACGTGTTGACGAACGAGATCCGCGGCTTGGCGCTCAACATGCAGCTCGAGAAGCGACCGATTTAA
- a CDS encoding deoxyhypusine synthase family protein — MNVSEFLEKNFLHFNARETLSAAKSYREFVAAENGGKMMVTLAGAMSTGELGISLAEMIRQGKVHAITCTAANLEEDIFNLVAHDEYRIIEDWRALSVQDEVKLRDEGFNRVTDTCIPETVMRHIESKLLVMWQDAAEKKEMRMPAQFMFDLLDDEDLVQHYQIPRENSWVAAAKDAGIPVFVPGLEDSTLGNIYAARVYEGKVANHQAIASGTMQMEKLIHWYSETSKHSPIGFFQIGGGIAGDFPICVVPLMIQDLKLDIPLWAYFCQISDAVTSFGGYSGAVPNEKITWCKLEPEAPKFMVQSDASIVAPLVFAYVLEW, encoded by the coding sequence GTGAACGTATCTGAATTCCTGGAAAAGAATTTTCTCCATTTCAATGCCCGCGAAACCCTGAGTGCTGCCAAAAGCTATCGTGAATTTGTCGCTGCCGAAAACGGCGGCAAGATGATGGTGACGCTTGCCGGGGCGATGAGCACCGGCGAATTGGGGATCTCACTGGCCGAGATGATCCGCCAAGGCAAGGTCCACGCCATCACCTGCACCGCTGCGAACCTCGAAGAGGACATCTTTAACCTTGTCGCGCATGACGAATACCGCATCATCGAAGATTGGCGAGCATTGTCGGTCCAAGACGAAGTCAAACTACGAGACGAAGGATTCAACCGTGTCACCGACACCTGCATCCCAGAAACGGTGATGCGTCACATCGAAAGTAAATTGCTGGTCATGTGGCAGGACGCCGCCGAGAAAAAAGAGATGCGGATGCCGGCCCAGTTCATGTTCGATCTTTTGGACGACGAAGACTTGGTCCAGCATTACCAGATTCCACGCGAAAACAGCTGGGTCGCAGCCGCCAAAGACGCGGGGATCCCCGTCTTCGTTCCTGGACTCGAGGATTCGACGCTTGGCAACATCTACGCCGCTCGTGTGTACGAGGGCAAAGTGGCCAACCATCAAGCGATCGCTTCGGGCACCATGCAAATGGAAAAATTGATCCATTGGTACAGCGAGACCTCCAAGCACAGCCCGATCGGGTTCTTCCAAATCGGAGGCGGCATCGCAGGCGACTTTCCGATTTGTGTGGTCCCATTGATGATCCAAGACCTGAAGCTGGACATCCCACTATGGGCGTATTTCTGCCAGATCAGCGACGCGGTGACCAGTTTTGGTGGCTATAGCGGCGCCGTACCGAACGAGAAAATCACCTGGTGCAAACTCGAGCCAGAAGCACCTAAATTCATGGTGCAAAGCGATGCATCGATCGTCGCTCCGCTCGTGTTTGCCTATGTCCTGGAATGGTAG
- a CDS encoding DUF362 domain-containing protein — protein sequence MSDSSDPIHPTSKQDRRGFLVSGAVVAAGAAGVAYWNQRSQPNSSVFIARNQKYDGELVRTIRDGLIACEFDPAWVAGKRVLLKPNLVEPSRLAPHMTTHPAMIQAAAEVFRSWNAEVMVGEGPGHVRDTEQALLDSGVMEALHDAKLSFADLNYQQVRSVKNAGRSCALKQFYFPQSVIEADLIVSMPKMKTHHWMGLTGAMKNLYGVIPGCKYGWPKNVLHFNGIPQTVFDINSSVGRTMTIVDGIDCMEGDGPILGTKKTMGLVLVGQNLTAVDSTLCRIMDILPERIPYLALAADKLGPLRESQITQRGESWRPLVDPFLLLDRDHLRGLREAKTHFVT from the coding sequence ATGAGTGATTCCAGCGATCCGATCCATCCGACGTCAAAGCAGGATCGTCGTGGTTTTCTGGTGTCCGGAGCCGTTGTGGCCGCCGGCGCTGCGGGCGTTGCGTATTGGAACCAGCGTTCGCAGCCGAACTCGTCGGTGTTTATCGCCAGGAATCAGAAATACGATGGTGAATTGGTGCGTACGATTCGCGACGGATTGATTGCGTGCGAATTTGATCCGGCGTGGGTTGCGGGCAAGCGGGTATTGCTGAAACCCAATCTCGTTGAACCATCGCGGCTTGCGCCCCACATGACGACGCACCCGGCGATGATCCAGGCGGCTGCGGAGGTGTTTCGTAGCTGGAATGCGGAGGTGATGGTTGGCGAAGGTCCTGGGCACGTTCGCGACACCGAGCAAGCGCTGTTGGATTCGGGGGTGATGGAGGCGCTGCATGATGCCAAGCTCTCGTTTGCCGATTTGAATTACCAACAAGTGCGTTCGGTGAAGAACGCGGGCCGCAGCTGTGCGCTAAAACAATTTTATTTCCCGCAATCCGTGATCGAAGCCGACTTGATCGTTAGCATGCCAAAGATGAAAACGCATCATTGGATGGGGCTGACCGGAGCGATGAAGAATCTGTACGGTGTGATCCCAGGATGCAAATACGGGTGGCCCAAAAACGTACTGCATTTCAACGGCATTCCCCAAACGGTGTTCGACATCAATTCGTCGGTCGGGCGAACGATGACGATCGTGGATGGGATTGATTGCATGGAAGGTGACGGCCCAATCCTGGGGACAAAAAAAACGATGGGGTTGGTGTTGGTCGGGCAAAATTTAACCGCCGTCGACTCCACGCTGTGCCGGATCATGGATATCTTACCCGAACGGATTCCTTACCTTGCCCTGGCGGCCGACAAACTCGGGCCGCTTCGCGAATCGCAAATCACGCAACGTGGTGAATCATGGCGTCCGCTCGTGGACCCGTTCTTGCTGCTTGATCGAGATCATTTGCGGGGTTTGCGAGAAGCCAAAACGCACTTCGTCACCTAG
- a CDS encoding Gfo/Idh/MocA family oxidoreductase: MNRALHINRRQLLASSLATVATAATAKPLLALSANDRMKVAFIGVGGRGGANLSAISASGAVDVVGLCDVDSRFVDHAATRFSGAKKFADFRKLYDAIGNEIDAVVVSTTEHTHAYATMPALQLGKHVYCEKPLAYNVYETRRIAEAAADAGVVTQMGTQIHASANFRRVVELIQSGAIGDVSEAHVWVSRAWGYQSQADATKHRDRLFVNNRPQGAMKPPAHLDWDLWLGPAPKRPFHEVYFPGPNWYRWWDFGNGTMSDLGSHWNDLPFWALKLDAPQSVESFGLPPHPEIAPASMTAVYEYGQRGDLPPVTLTWYQGTHKPELWTQNAIPRWDSGVLFVGSKGMLLSDYGKHVLLPESDFADFERPEPFIADSPGHHQEWLLACRGEGETGSPFASYAGPLTEANHLGNVAYRVGKKIIWNRDTMECVGCPEAEPFLRREPRAGWSLG, from the coding sequence ATGAACCGAGCTCTGCACATCAATCGTCGACAATTACTGGCGAGTTCCCTTGCAACGGTTGCCACAGCGGCCACAGCGAAACCGCTCTTGGCGTTATCGGCGAACGACCGAATGAAGGTGGCCTTTATCGGCGTCGGCGGTCGTGGCGGTGCCAATCTTTCGGCGATCTCGGCAAGCGGAGCGGTCGACGTAGTCGGGCTTTGCGATGTCGATTCTCGGTTTGTCGATCATGCGGCAACCCGATTCAGTGGAGCCAAAAAGTTTGCCGATTTCCGCAAGCTATACGACGCAATTGGAAACGAGATCGACGCCGTCGTCGTCAGCACGACCGAACACACGCATGCCTATGCCACGATGCCAGCGTTACAGTTAGGCAAACACGTGTATTGTGAAAAACCGCTCGCTTACAACGTGTACGAAACACGCCGCATCGCCGAAGCCGCGGCCGACGCAGGCGTGGTTACGCAAATGGGCACACAAATCCATGCATCGGCTAACTTTCGCCGCGTGGTTGAATTGATTCAAAGCGGGGCGATTGGTGATGTCAGCGAAGCCCATGTCTGGGTATCTCGTGCATGGGGCTACCAATCTCAAGCTGATGCCACGAAGCACCGCGACCGTTTGTTCGTGAACAACCGCCCTCAAGGTGCGATGAAGCCGCCCGCTCATCTCGATTGGGACCTGTGGCTTGGCCCGGCTCCGAAGCGTCCGTTCCACGAAGTCTACTTTCCCGGCCCCAACTGGTATCGTTGGTGGGACTTTGGCAACGGCACGATGTCCGACCTTGGTTCGCACTGGAACGATCTGCCCTTTTGGGCGCTCAAACTTGATGCACCGCAGAGCGTCGAGTCGTTCGGGCTTCCGCCGCATCCCGAAATCGCGCCAGCATCGATGACGGCCGTCTATGAATATGGCCAGCGAGGCGATTTGCCGCCGGTAACGTTAACGTGGTACCAAGGGACGCACAAACCGGAACTGTGGACACAAAACGCCATCCCTCGATGGGACAGCGGCGTTTTGTTCGTTGGCAGCAAGGGAATGCTGTTGTCCGATTATGGCAAACATGTGCTATTGCCCGAGTCCGACTTTGCTGATTTCGAACGCCCTGAACCCTTTATCGCCGATTCGCCGGGTCATCACCAAGAATGGCTGCTTGCGTGCCGCGGCGAAGGCGAGACTGGCAGTCCATTTGCCAGCTACGCCGGCCCATTGACCGAAGCCAACCACCTTGGCAATGTGGCCTATCGTGTGGGCAAGAAAATCATCTGGAATCGCGATACGATGGAGTGTGTGGGTTGTCCCGAAGCCGAACCTTTCCTTCGTCGCGAGCCTCGTGCAGGTTGGTCCCTGGGATAA